The Agromyces mariniharenae genome includes a window with the following:
- a CDS encoding heavy metal translocating P-type ATPase — protein sequence MARLLRIARRYWVVTLTLAIGLLGVVLALAGAGAVVPWIFSGYALAIAAWQAVGMVRDILRGHWGLDILAVTAIVATVLVGEYVAALLVVLMLTGGEALEDYANRRAKRELDALLTRAPQLAHRIEGDEIVEVRADEVHPGDVLLVRPSEIVPVDAALRSAEAAFDESSITGESVPVEKVAGDAVLSGSVNGQAAVEVVATATAADSQYQQIVALVTEAAASKAPVVRLADRYAVPFTVFSLALAGVAWWVSGDPVRFAEVLVLATPCPLLIAAPVAFIGGMSRAARNGVIVKGGGVLEQLSAARTAVFDKTGTLTYGAPTLVAIRPENGFGEDELLTAVASAEQYSSHVLATSMIAAAHDRGLHLDEAEWAREAATNGVQAQVGGREVVVGKFRFVAEHAPDAARTPIAPGELAVYVAIDGRFAGALLASDRLRDNARATLERLDELGVHQTMMLTGDAQATADHIAAELGITRVRADCLPVDKVEEVAAIAERPVIMVGDGVNDAPVLAAADVGIAMGAKGATAASESASAVILVDDISRTAKAVEIGKDTVRIALQSIWLGIIVSVGLMIVAAFGVIPATVGALLQEVVDLATILAALRAIGGRLDAKAATPVMAVPAASAR from the coding sequence ATGGCTCGCCTCCTCCGGATCGCCCGACGCTACTGGGTCGTGACGCTCACGCTCGCGATCGGGCTGCTCGGCGTCGTTCTGGCGCTCGCGGGTGCCGGGGCGGTCGTGCCGTGGATCTTCAGCGGCTACGCGCTCGCGATCGCCGCGTGGCAGGCGGTCGGCATGGTGCGCGACATCCTGCGCGGGCACTGGGGGCTCGACATCCTCGCGGTGACCGCGATCGTCGCGACCGTGCTCGTGGGGGAGTACGTCGCCGCGCTCCTCGTCGTGCTCATGCTCACGGGCGGCGAGGCGCTCGAGGACTACGCGAACCGGCGCGCCAAGCGCGAGCTCGACGCGCTGCTCACGCGCGCGCCGCAGCTCGCGCACCGCATCGAGGGCGACGAGATCGTCGAGGTGCGGGCCGACGAGGTGCATCCGGGCGACGTGCTGCTCGTACGTCCGAGCGAGATCGTGCCCGTCGACGCGGCGCTGCGCTCGGCCGAGGCCGCGTTCGACGAATCCTCGATCACGGGCGAGAGCGTGCCCGTCGAGAAGGTCGCGGGCGATGCCGTGCTGAGCGGATCCGTGAACGGCCAGGCCGCGGTCGAGGTCGTCGCGACGGCGACCGCCGCCGACAGCCAGTACCAGCAGATCGTCGCGCTCGTCACCGAGGCCGCGGCATCGAAGGCACCAGTCGTGCGGCTCGCCGACCGGTACGCCGTACCCTTCACGGTGTTCTCGCTCGCGCTCGCCGGCGTCGCGTGGTGGGTATCGGGCGACCCGGTGCGGTTCGCCGAGGTGCTCGTGCTCGCGACGCCGTGCCCGCTGCTCATCGCGGCGCCCGTGGCGTTCATCGGCGGCATGAGCCGCGCAGCGCGCAACGGCGTCATCGTGAAGGGCGGCGGCGTGCTCGAGCAGCTCTCCGCCGCGCGGACGGCCGTGTTCGACAAGACCGGCACGCTCACCTACGGGGCGCCGACGCTCGTGGCGATCCGCCCCGAGAACGGGTTCGGCGAGGACGAGCTCCTCACGGCGGTCGCGTCGGCCGAGCAGTACTCGTCGCACGTGCTCGCGACGTCGATGATCGCGGCCGCGCATGACCGCGGGCTGCACCTCGACGAGGCCGAGTGGGCGCGCGAGGCGGCGACGAACGGCGTGCAGGCGCAGGTCGGCGGTCGCGAGGTCGTGGTCGGCAAGTTCCGGTTCGTCGCCGAGCACGCACCGGATGCCGCGCGCACGCCCATCGCGCCGGGCGAGCTCGCCGTGTACGTGGCGATCGACGGCCGGTTCGCCGGTGCGCTCCTCGCGAGCGACCGCCTGCGCGACAATGCCCGGGCGACGCTCGAGCGGCTCGACGAGCTCGGGGTGCACCAGACCATGATGCTCACCGGCGACGCGCAGGCGACGGCCGACCATATCGCCGCGGAGCTCGGCATCACGCGCGTGCGCGCCGACTGCCTGCCCGTCGACAAGGTGGAGGAGGTCGCGGCCATCGCGGAGCGGCCCGTGATCATGGTGGGCGACGGGGTCAACGACGCGCCCGTGCTCGCGGCCGCCGACGTCGGCATCGCGATGGGCGCGAAGGGCGCGACCGCGGCGAGCGAGTCGGCGTCGGCGGTCATCCTGGTCGACGACATCTCGCGCACCGCCAAAGCCGTCGAGATCGGCAAGGACACCGTTCGCATCGCACTGCAGAGCATCTGGCTCGGGATCATCGTGAGCGTCGGGCTCATGATCGTGGCCGCGTTCGGCGTCATCCCCGCGACCGTGGGCGCACTGCTGCAGGAGGTCGTCGACCTCGCCACGATCCTCGCGGCGCTGCGCGCGATCGGCGGGCGCCTCGACGCGAAGGCGGCGACGCCCGTGATGGCCGTGCCCGCGGCATCCGCCCGCTGA
- a CDS encoding ROK family transcriptional regulator, which yields MLTVPFVDAPIFTRSRALRPTGKVLPEHARSHNRALVLQTLYTSGARSRADVARETGLTRVTVSDLVAELIAEGLVVELGQREDARPGKPATLIDVDRGAFQIVGVDLSEHQRFLGAVVDLDGGIVARDEVACDGASGDHAVELVVELVRRLLAAATTRVLGIGVGSPGVVDPVGVVRSAPNLGWTDVALQARLQREFGVPVHVANDANVAVLAEHGATPLDDLLLVKVGHGVGAGLIIGGRPVIGGGFAAGEIGHVVVGTDGGPRCACGKHGCLEAWLAVPRLTAQLDAIDPESPDAASARDEILHEAGRRLGIVLAPVVGALNLSEVVLSGPAELLDGALHEATVDTLRMRTMAEHNRDLRLRMTEQAEDIVLRGAAVMVLSGQLGVS from the coding sequence GTGCTCACCGTCCCGTTCGTCGACGCCCCGATCTTCACCCGGTCGCGGGCCCTGCGGCCGACCGGCAAGGTGCTGCCCGAGCACGCCCGCAGCCACAACCGGGCCCTCGTGCTGCAGACGCTCTACACGTCGGGCGCGCGCAGCCGGGCGGATGTCGCGCGCGAGACCGGGCTGACCCGGGTCACGGTGTCCGACCTCGTCGCCGAGCTCATCGCCGAGGGCCTCGTGGTCGAGCTCGGCCAGCGGGAGGACGCCCGCCCCGGCAAGCCCGCCACGCTCATCGACGTCGACCGCGGCGCGTTCCAGATCGTCGGCGTCGACCTCTCCGAGCACCAGCGCTTCCTCGGCGCCGTCGTCGACCTCGACGGCGGCATCGTCGCCCGTGACGAGGTCGCGTGCGACGGCGCGAGCGGCGACCACGCGGTCGAGCTCGTCGTCGAGCTCGTCCGGCGGCTCCTCGCCGCCGCGACGACTCGCGTGCTCGGCATCGGCGTCGGCTCGCCCGGCGTCGTCGACCCGGTCGGGGTCGTGCGCTCCGCCCCGAACCTCGGCTGGACCGACGTCGCCCTGCAGGCCCGCCTGCAGCGCGAGTTCGGCGTGCCCGTGCACGTCGCGAACGACGCGAACGTCGCGGTGCTCGCCGAGCACGGCGCCACGCCGCTCGACGACCTGCTGCTCGTGAAGGTCGGGCACGGTGTCGGCGCGGGCCTCATCATCGGCGGCCGGCCCGTGATCGGCGGCGGCTTCGCCGCGGGCGAGATCGGCCACGTCGTCGTCGGCACCGACGGCGGTCCGCGATGCGCGTGCGGCAAGCACGGATGCCTCGAGGCCTGGCTCGCCGTGCCGCGCCTCACCGCCCAGCTCGACGCGATCGACCCCGAGTCGCCCGACGCGGCATCCGCTCGCGACGAGATCCTGCACGAGGCCGGCCGCCGGCTCGGCATCGTGCTCGCCCCAGTGGTCGGGGCCCTGAACCTGTCGGAGGTCGTGCTCAGCGGCCCCGCAGAACTGCTCGACGGCGCGCTCCACGAGGCGACCGTCGACACGCTCCGGATGCGGACGATGGCGGAACACAACCGTGATCTGAGGCTCCGGATGACCGAGCAGGCGGAGGACATCGTCCTCCGCGGCGCGGCCGTCATGGTCCTGTCCGGACAACTCGGGGTCTCGTGA